One window of Mycoplasma parvum str. Indiana genomic DNA carries:
- a CDS encoding ABC transporter ATP-binding protein produces MLSTKIYSSKINIDDKLKTYFFIESVFNPFGLIFMKYLLLNSPIKAWEELFSSPALSFKLNQYYSKRIFPTLLPVQKKLLVLTNLSFAYKNLPKTVNGIYKYLSKLEFAKKKWEKYLSTAKNERLIKELNLSLNSGKFIVIVGSNGSGKSTIAKIIVHLLSDYQGKVLWAGKELKDISIKSFARNVSYIPQQSIIYHDISLFEFISIGFSPWEGFTKKISKEKKKEKILEILREMKLEKEMSKSLYSLSGGNRQKAIIARSIAQGSKIIVLDEPLNFLDIKNKIVVLDYLKSLQQKYGITIIMIHHDIDQVKPYMDELVIIDNGFLEKHIKFS; encoded by the coding sequence TTGTTATCTACCAAAATTTATAGCTCAAAAATAAATATTGATGATAAGCTTAAAACTTATTTTTTTATAGAAAGTGTTTTCAACCCATTTGGATTAATTTTTATGAAATATTTATTATTGAATTCCCCTATTAAGGCTTGAGAGGAGCTTTTTTCCTCACCAGCTTTATCCTTTAAACTAAATCAATATTACTCTAAAAGAATTTTTCCTACTTTATTGCCCGTTCAAAAAAAACTATTAGTATTAACTAATCTTTCATTTGCTTATAAGAATTTACCTAAAACAGTTAATGGAATATATAAATATTTATCTAAATTGGAATTCGCAAAGAAAAAATGAGAAAAATATTTAAGTACTGCAAAAAATGAAAGACTGATTAAAGAATTAAATTTAAGTCTTAACTCTGGGAAATTTATTGTTATTGTAGGGAGTAATGGTTCTGGAAAGAGTACTATTGCCAAGATAATAGTTCACTTATTATCTGATTATCAAGGAAAAGTGCTTTGAGCTGGAAAAGAATTAAAAGATATATCTATTAAATCTTTTGCTAGAAATGTTTCTTATATTCCTCAGCAATCAATAATTTATCATGATATTTCATTATTTGAATTCATCTCAATAGGTTTTTCTCCTTGAGAAGGATTTACTAAAAAAATATCTAAAGAGAAGAAAAAAGAGAAAATTCTGGAAATACTTAGAGAAATGAAATTAGAAAAAGAAATGTCTAAATCTTTATATTCTTTGTCTGGAGGTAATAGACAGAAAGCAATTATTGCTCGCTCAATAGCTCAAGGTTCAAAAATTATAGTTTTAGATGAACCACTAAATTTCTTAGATATTAAAAATAAGATAGTCGTTCTCGACTATCTTAAATCTCTACAACAAAAATATGGAATTACTATTATCATGATTCATCATGATATAGATCAAGTTAAACCTTATATGGATGAATTAGTAATAATTGATAATGGTTTTTTAGAAAAACATATCAAATTTAGTTAA
- a CDS encoding ABC transporter ATP-binding protein codes for MKFKVLSIISSLCTSFLPLTIFSGKKIMENYKIMAEDEFLQNNGQNLATKNNSLPQHSYWSMIMASGGFSWLKKLLYQLDFNKTSGNKGIVELKGLLNSSESLYSKDLHKLLNKFLTDLDWKHLISPTEHEDQKSDKELKQENLVSNFDSFSTKFLTLSNWIDFSIFSVVILFCSSFFLFGWIIFIALDPNISKSRKIKRISYHIITQLPGWFLFYYLDKKRKINKFDLPFYLKRRKESKDHQISSFELSNVNYQLNNYQILKNISCNLEKNEFYSIIGPNGAGKTTFLKHLGGILKSNSGELYLGGKELKNIDIKYFWKKTAYIPQELNIQADTPVYDFLLYSRYSSISRLEKISDLDHIKTLEVIKSVGIQELRWKRMGELSGGQRQKVILASILMKDAELILMDEPTTFLDVHNRNFFISFLKKLHLSGKTIIANLHNFTEIANLSTRIVALKDGKIFKMGDKVEILKADILNQLYDLNLSSENWNSLLYSTSSNY; via the coding sequence ATGAAATTTAAAGTACTTTCAATTATTTCTTCTTTATGCACTTCTTTTCTCCCTTTAACAATTTTTAGTGGTAAAAAAATAATGGAAAATTACAAAATAATGGCTGAAGATGAGTTTTTACAAAATAATGGACAAAATTTAGCTACAAAAAATAATAGCCTCCCTCAACATTCTTATTGATCTATGATTATGGCTTCAGGAGGTTTTTCTTGATTAAAAAAACTTCTTTATCAACTCGATTTCAATAAAACTAGCGGCAATAAAGGAATAGTAGAATTGAAAGGATTACTTAATTCTAGTGAATCTCTATATTCTAAAGATTTACATAAATTGTTAAATAAATTTTTAACTGATTTAGATTGAAAACATTTAATTTCTCCAACAGAACATGAAGATCAAAAATCTGACAAAGAACTTAAACAAGAAAATTTAGTTTCTAATTTCGATAGTTTTAGTACTAAATTTCTTACTTTATCTAATTGAATAGATTTTTCAATTTTTTCTGTAGTTATCTTATTTTGTTCTTCTTTTTTTTTATTTGGATGAATCATTTTTATCGCTTTAGATCCAAATATTTCTAAATCACGAAAGATTAAAAGAATAAGTTATCACATTATTACTCAACTGCCCGGTTGGTTTCTTTTTTATTATTTAGATAAAAAAAGAAAAATTAATAAATTTGATCTTCCTTTTTATTTAAAAAGAAGAAAGGAAAGTAAGGATCATCAAATTTCTTCTTTTGAATTATCAAATGTGAATTATCAATTAAATAATTATCAAATTCTTAAAAATATTAGTTGTAATTTAGAAAAAAATGAGTTTTACTCTATTATAGGACCTAATGGAGCCGGAAAAACTACTTTTTTAAAACATTTGGGAGGAATACTCAAATCTAATTCTGGAGAACTTTATTTAGGCGGCAAAGAATTAAAAAATATTGATATTAAATATTTTTGGAAGAAAACTGCTTATATTCCTCAAGAGTTAAATATACAGGCAGATACGCCTGTTTATGATTTCTTACTTTATTCTAGATATTCTTCAATATCTAGATTAGAAAAAATAAGTGATTTAGATCATATAAAAACTTTGGAAGTAATTAAATCAGTTGGTATTCAAGAATTGAGATGAAAGAGAATGGGAGAGCTTTCAGGCGGCCAAAGACAAAAAGTTATTCTTGCTAGCATCTTAATGAAAGATGCTGAATTAATACTGATGGATGAACCTACAACTTTCTTAGATGTACATAATAGAAATTTCTTTATTTCTTTTTTAAAGAAATTACATCTTTCTGGTAAAACTATTATTGCTAATTTACATAATTTCACGGAAATTGCTAATTTGTCTACTAGAATAGTTGCTTTAAAAGATGGAAAAATTTTCAAAATGGGAGATAAAGTAGAAATTTTGAAAGCTGATATTCTTAATCAGCTTTATGATTTAAATCTTTCTTCAGAAAATTGAAATTCCCTATTGTATTCAACTTCCTCCAATTATTAA
- a CDS encoding iron ABC transporter permease, producing MSVNRALQLRTLSEPSKWISLLIVCCSATFFTLFTFNGYYDFNIHRISNLRLWQYFLATFSGGALGVAGLLLQKLTKNPLADISLLGIGSLNIIAISFYIFVTFDGEKASVPILKLILPFVSLLASIFGTSLIYFLSKNKKNTQSFVISGIAFQFFCEAISVAILSVVTNNKDNASLISKEIANYSYGRLPNLEEITALPHWRIVTIISFVLIAFIVGLVWLFRRELEIIELGDDYAISQGIQIKKVKKMFFVIIALLAGIESSLIGTISLLGIIAPHIAKFIFGNKASSNVLVSFICGALLVVSATFFSVNFGGDIPIGILSTAIITPIFLFLILRQKSI from the coding sequence ATGAGTGTAAATAGAGCCCTCCAATTAAGAACTTTAAGTGAACCTTCAAAGTGAATAAGTTTATTAATTGTTTGTTGTTCAGCTACTTTTTTTACTTTATTTACTTTTAATGGTTATTATGACTTTAATATACATAGAATTAGTAATTTAAGATTATGACAATATTTTTTAGCTACATTTAGTGGAGGAGCTTTAGGAGTAGCTGGCTTACTCCTACAAAAATTAACTAAAAACCCTTTAGCAGATATTTCTTTATTAGGTATAGGATCCCTAAATATTATTGCTATTTCTTTTTATATATTTGTTACTTTTGATGGAGAAAAGGCTTCAGTTCCAATTTTGAAATTAATTCTTCCATTTGTCTCACTTTTGGCTTCAATTTTTGGAACAAGTCTAATTTATTTTCTTTCTAAAAATAAAAAAAATACTCAATCATTTGTAATTTCTGGAATTGCTTTTCAATTTTTTTGTGAAGCAATTAGTGTCGCTATTTTAAGTGTTGTTACAAATAATAAAGATAATGCTTCATTAATTTCGAAAGAAATAGCTAACTATAGCTACGGTAGATTACCTAATTTAGAAGAAATTACTGCTTTACCTCATTGAAGAATTGTCACAATAATTTCTTTTGTATTAATAGCTTTTATAGTTGGTTTAGTGTGATTATTTAGAAGAGAATTAGAGATTATTGAATTGGGAGATGATTATGCAATTTCACAAGGAATTCAAATAAAAAAAGTAAAAAAAATGTTTTTTGTGATAATTGCTTTATTAGCTGGAATAGAAAGTTCTTTAATAGGAACTATTTCTTTATTAGGAATAATAGCTCCACATATTGCTAAATTTATTTTTGGAAATAAAGCTTCCTCTAATGTTTTAGTTAGTTTTATTTGCGGAGCTCTTTTAGTAGTGTCCGCTACTTTCTTTTCTGTTAATTTTGGGGGAGATATTCCTATAGGAATACTATCTACAGCCATTATTACTCCTATTTTTCTTTTCTTGATATTGAGACAAAAGAGTATTTAA
- a CDS encoding iron chelate uptake ABC transporter family permease subunit, which yields MSNIYAYYSLPKNLLERKKNYVGWNPLKSLFTKKWCIGISLVLLSLALLCTNLFTKLPKWELEEVLAPLFGVRPKAKSEVQTQDMNKFGDYQRVVWISFASILAAVLLSLSGNVSQSLLQNPLADCSTLGMIDGAAFGLMVLKVILGANVGDFYWAHFVTSFLCAFMVFALIWFLFNRKTTWERTNICTMIILFGLVLNIFFRTSIHLIKQYSPTSINTSFALAMGGAENIFNLFPSQYSLIRWSIPIVMVLFIIVRSLSKNWNLTELGFDQAHSLGVNVKALQFIGYLIILCCNTLTINLVGNISFIGLISTHLARKLYRTRKYETIIPISSIIAMCLMMIAVTINQSIPSISSSNVILALGALSLLLLTKE from the coding sequence ATGTCTAATATATATGCTTATTATTCCCTCCCAAAAAACTTACTCGAAAGAAAGAAGAATTATGTTGGATGAAATCCATTGAAGTCTTTATTTACTAAAAAATGATGTATTGGAATTTCATTAGTTTTACTTTCTTTAGCTTTATTATGTACTAATTTATTTACAAAACTCCCTAAGTGGGAGTTAGAAGAAGTATTAGCTCCTCTTTTTGGAGTTAGACCGAAAGCAAAATCAGAAGTTCAAACACAAGATATGAATAAATTTGGTGATTATCAAAGAGTAGTTTGAATTTCTTTTGCTTCTATACTTGCAGCAGTTCTTCTTTCATTATCAGGAAATGTTTCACAATCTTTACTTCAAAATCCATTAGCAGATTGTTCAACTTTAGGAATGATTGATGGAGCTGCTTTCGGGCTAATGGTGTTGAAAGTTATATTAGGCGCAAATGTAGGGGATTTTTACTGAGCTCATTTTGTCACTTCTTTTTTATGCGCTTTTATGGTATTTGCTTTAATTTGATTTTTATTTAATAGAAAAACTACATGAGAAAGAACAAATATTTGTACAATGATTATTCTTTTTGGGCTAGTTCTAAATATATTTTTCAGAACTTCTATTCATTTAATAAAACAATATAGCCCCACCTCAATTAATACTTCTTTTGCTCTTGCAATGGGAGGGGCTGAAAATATATTTAATTTATTCCCTTCTCAATATTCTTTAATAAGATGATCAATTCCTATAGTAATGGTTTTGTTCATAATAGTTAGATCATTATCTAAAAATTGAAATCTTACTGAATTGGGCTTTGATCAAGCCCATTCACTGGGAGTAAATGTTAAAGCACTCCAATTTATAGGCTATTTAATAATTCTGTGTTGCAATACTTTAACTATTAATTTAGTGGGAAATATTTCCTTTATTGGACTTATTAGTACTCATTTAGCAAGAAAATTGTATCGTACTAGAAAATATGAGACAATTATTCCAATTTCATCAATAATTGCAATGTGTTTAATGATGATTGCTGTCACTATAAATCAATCAATTCCTTCCATTTCGAGCTCTAATGTAATTTTGGCTTTGGGAGCTTTATCTTTGCTTCTTCTAACTAAAGAATAA
- a CDS encoding NAD(P)H-dependent oxidoreductase, with amino-acid sequence MTFTKALIICGSNSKESKSFEIAQTLSKELSLWTIYLNSYDSNVPLLNNHLINEKKIPPSISFLSEKILEHNILLFVFPQYNYNFSGFFKNILDWCSLHTKKLFYKKRVILIGVSSTNIGEEEFKKIVSWTFYSLGAEDIHFFNKTPNINLMEFIKEMKKYV; translated from the coding sequence ATGACTTTTACTAAAGCTCTAATTATCTGCGGTAGCAATAGTAAAGAATCTAAAAGTTTTGAAATAGCACAAACACTTTCTAAGGAATTATCTTTATGGACCATTTATTTAAATTCTTATGATAGTAATGTTCCTCTTTTAAATAATCATTTAATTAATGAAAAAAAAATCCCCCCTTCTATCTCTTTTCTTAGTGAAAAGATATTAGAGCATAATATCTTACTTTTTGTATTTCCACAATATAACTACAATTTTTCTGGTTTTTTCAAAAATATTTTAGATTGATGTAGCTTACATACTAAAAAACTTTTTTATAAAAAAAGAGTAATACTAATTGGAGTAAGTAGTACTAATATTGGGGAAGAAGAATTTAAAAAAATTGTTTCTTGAACTTTTTATTCTTTAGGAGCAGAAGATATTCATTTCTTTAACAAAACTCCTAATATTAATTTAATGGAGTTTATTAAAGAAATGAAAAAATATGTCTAA
- a CDS encoding HAD-IIB family hydrolase: MPEKKRAQYRTKIRVLFTDLDGTLLSPKPWLWGKVRTHTLSILGSFLDKGENHLILATGRNITRAKAIAEWLEDRLGGYKIPYLICLNGGTLVNNETGKIIYSKTFKVDKLWHLIKFVKSHFLVSFLVFTSENILYTENDLISKTLAKKFAKKYGATVKYVELMYLSESWNNIQKVMIITLHKNSEKLRAIIESKFSEFYVSTHGGWLLEVIDRKINKFFAIEEILKREKSWKLSECCGVGNEGNDILMIEQCGYGVAVDFHSKKTFKYKTELINFYTTNKDGKAISRVLTTNF, translated from the coding sequence ATGCCAGAGAAAAAAAGAGCTCAATATAGAACAAAAATAAGAGTATTATTTACAGATTTAGATGGAACCCTTCTCTCTCCTAAGCCTTGATTGTGGGGGAAAGTAAGGACGCATACTCTCTCTATTTTAGGTTCTTTCTTAGATAAAGGTGAAAATCATTTAATACTAGCTACTGGGAGAAATATTACTAGAGCTAAAGCAATTGCTGAATGATTAGAAGATAGATTGGGAGGATATAAAATACCTTATTTAATTTGTTTAAATGGAGGAACTTTGGTGAATAATGAAACAGGAAAAATCATTTACTCTAAAACATTTAAAGTTGATAAACTCTGACATTTAATTAAATTTGTAAAAAGTCATTTTTTAGTTTCATTTTTAGTTTTTACTTCTGAAAATATTCTTTATACAGAAAATGACTTAATTTCTAAAACTTTAGCTAAAAAATTTGCTAAAAAATATGGAGCAACAGTTAAATATGTAGAGTTAATGTATTTATCTGAAAGTTGAAATAATATACAAAAAGTGATGATAATTACTCTTCATAAAAATTCAGAAAAATTAAGGGCTATAATAGAATCTAAATTTTCAGAATTTTATGTTTCTACTCATGGAGGCTGATTATTAGAAGTTATTGATCGAAAAATTAATAAATTTTTCGCAATAGAAGAAATTTTGAAGAGAGAAAAAAGTTGAAAATTGAGTGAATGTTGTGGAGTAGGTAATGAAGGAAATGATATTCTCATGATTGAACAATGTGGTTATGGAGTTGCTGTGGATTTTCACTCTAAAAAAACTTTCAAATATAAAACTGAATTAATCAATTTTTATACCACAAATAAAGATGGAAAAGCAATTTCAAGAGTTCTTACTACAAACTTTTAG
- the gmk gene encoding guanylate kinase → MKGSSQNKIVKQGKLFVISGPSGVGKKTLLSELVKNEELNLSINISCTSRSPRKGEINKKDYYFISKEEFQSLIVENKFLEYAYFFGEYYGTLRDTVQELLENGRNVILEIEVLGFHQIKEKVKDFISIFIYPPSIEHLKERLLLRKTENSESIVKRLQKAEEELKEIINFQYKVLNDSIDQALLSLTQIVTQEINKG, encoded by the coding sequence ATTAAGGGAAGTAGTCAAAACAAAATAGTAAAACAAGGCAAGTTATTTGTTATTAGTGGCCCTAGTGGGGTAGGAAAAAAAACATTACTTTCAGAATTAGTGAAAAATGAAGAACTCAATTTAAGTATTAACATCTCTTGCACTTCTAGATCTCCTAGAAAAGGAGAGATAAATAAAAAAGATTATTACTTTATCTCTAAAGAAGAATTTCAATCTTTAATAGTTGAAAATAAATTTTTAGAATATGCTTATTTTTTCGGAGAATATTATGGTACTTTAAGAGATACTGTTCAAGAATTACTTGAAAATGGAAGAAATGTAATTCTTGAAATAGAAGTTTTAGGTTTTCATCAAATCAAAGAAAAAGTTAAGGATTTTATTTCTATTTTTATTTATCCTCCAAGTATAGAACATTTAAAAGAGAGGTTACTTCTTAGAAAGACAGAAAATTCGGAAAGTATAGTGAAAAGATTACAAAAAGCTGAAGAAGAATTAAAAGAAATTATTAATTTTCAATATAAAGTATTGAATGATTCTATTGATCAAGCTCTTTTAAGCTTGACTCAAATAGTCACTCAAGAAATTAATAAAGGATAA
- the ileS gene encoding isoleucine--tRNA ligase, which produces MSSLKETLFLPKTNFSMKANLVQKQEKFSKFWLNSQIYQKRLEQNKDNPKFVVMDGPPYANGSIHMGHALNKILKDLIVRWKNISGFYSDLKLGWDMHGLPIESKLEKEIKDFKSLPITEKIKKSLNYALSQVSIQANQLSKLNLSFPCIPSYLTSNSDFIENEYFIFKELFAKNLIFQEYKPVAWSYSSLTALADSELNYEDSDCDSIYFTWEIISNLPFELEKAQIILWTTTPYSLEANLAIVFNPSLKYSFFKYQENIYLSSNTFISNIPEILGWENSEIKVIGEINAEKLSNLKYHNSLTGEENSIFPANFLVEGKGSGFVHTAPGLGEEDYLICKKNNIQPYCAIDEKGIFFEKVKFSPIAKVFYQEASKIVIEFLQKKEQLLKVHRIKHRIGKDWRTNLPILYRSTKQWFLNLDTLKRELNSLFSKKIFTQPPWLFSKLKDQLNSRAEWCISRQRAWGLPIPIIFKEEEIFGGLEQLSRNIEIITKEGIDSWYLKPISYFVENLSPEEEKKLSKCTDTLDVWFDSGSAFFLNRSENNEVIPSDLYVEGGDQLRGWFNSSSILSLLIKKELPFKALVAHGFVLDEKGHKMSKSKGNVIDPLEIISKFGSDIFRLWIINSNFLKDLKFSENQMNSIQLQYRKIRNILFKFSLSVLGKLKWEELKLDSKSFKYPENEYIYLIFLETISFIENELNLFNFHKVIKKIIDFIDLYSSWYLEIVKPILYSSSPENPYKKEVITVISVVLKYSLLLFSIFLPQTAEEVYSHLDLENKKDSIWLENWDVKNLNKEFYSENREKWDTFFSIKNKLFSLMEEKYSTKEFNSLKEVSLTLSDKLIKDFETEDLRRMLGVAELHLNSEEKELKISKSSNSACERCLLYCYKDIKSHLFKGKDYLLCPCCIELLRKS; this is translated from the coding sequence ATGTCCTCCCTAAAAGAGACATTATTTCTACCAAAAACTAATTTTTCTATGAAAGCTAATCTAGTTCAAAAACAAGAAAAATTCTCTAAATTTTGGTTAAATTCTCAAATTTATCAAAAAAGATTAGAGCAAAATAAAGATAATCCTAAATTTGTAGTTATGGATGGCCCTCCTTATGCTAACGGATCAATTCATATGGGGCATGCTTTAAACAAAATTTTGAAAGACTTAATAGTTAGATGAAAAAATATTTCAGGTTTTTATTCTGATTTAAAACTTGGATGAGATATGCATGGACTACCTATCGAATCCAAATTAGAAAAAGAAATAAAGGATTTTAAATCTCTACCAATTACTGAAAAAATTAAAAAATCTTTAAATTATGCTCTTTCTCAAGTTTCAATACAAGCCAATCAATTATCCAAATTAAATTTATCCTTTCCCTGCATTCCTTCCTATTTAACTTCAAATTCAGACTTTATAGAAAATGAATATTTCATTTTCAAAGAATTATTTGCTAAAAATTTAATTTTTCAAGAATATAAGCCTGTAGCTTGATCTTACTCTTCTTTAACTGCTTTGGCAGATTCTGAATTAAATTATGAAGATAGCGATTGCGATAGCATCTATTTTACTTGAGAAATAATCTCAAACTTACCTTTTGAGCTTGAAAAAGCTCAAATAATTTTGTGAACAACTACACCATATAGCTTGGAAGCTAATTTAGCAATAGTTTTCAATCCTTCTTTGAAATATTCTTTTTTCAAATATCAAGAAAATATTTATTTATCTTCCAACACTTTTATTTCTAATATTCCCGAAATATTAGGATGAGAAAATTCAGAAATAAAGGTTATTGGAGAAATAAATGCTGAAAAATTATCTAATTTGAAATATCATAACAGTTTAACTGGAGAGGAAAATTCTATTTTCCCTGCCAATTTCTTAGTAGAAGGAAAGGGAAGTGGATTTGTTCACACTGCCCCTGGACTAGGAGAAGAAGACTATTTAATTTGCAAAAAAAATAATATTCAACCTTATTGTGCTATTGATGAAAAAGGTATATTTTTCGAAAAAGTTAAATTTTCTCCTATTGCTAAAGTTTTTTACCAAGAAGCTTCAAAAATTGTTATAGAATTCTTACAAAAAAAAGAACAATTATTAAAAGTACATAGAATCAAGCATAGAATAGGTAAAGATTGACGAACAAATTTACCTATTCTTTATAGATCTACTAAACAATGGTTTTTAAATCTTGATACTCTAAAAAGAGAGTTAAATTCTCTTTTTTCCAAGAAAATATTTACTCAACCTCCTTGATTATTTTCTAAATTAAAAGATCAACTCAATTCTAGAGCTGAATGATGTATTTCTAGACAACGAGCTTGAGGTCTTCCAATTCCCATTATTTTCAAAGAAGAAGAAATTTTTGGTGGGCTTGAGCAATTATCAAGAAATATTGAAATTATTACTAAAGAAGGCATTGATAGTTGATATCTTAAGCCAATTTCTTATTTTGTAGAAAATTTATCTCCCGAAGAAGAAAAAAAACTATCTAAATGCACTGACACTTTAGATGTATGATTTGATTCTGGATCTGCTTTCTTTCTTAATAGAAGTGAAAATAATGAAGTTATTCCCTCAGATCTATATGTAGAAGGGGGAGATCAACTGAGAGGTTGATTTAATTCTTCTTCAATTCTTTCTTTGTTGATAAAAAAAGAATTGCCTTTTAAAGCTTTAGTCGCTCATGGTTTTGTATTAGATGAAAAAGGACATAAAATGTCCAAATCAAAAGGTAATGTAATTGATCCATTGGAAATAATTTCCAAATTTGGTTCAGATATTTTCAGATTATGAATTATTAATTCAAATTTTTTAAAAGACCTCAAATTTAGTGAGAATCAAATGAACTCTATTCAATTGCAATATCGAAAAATAAGAAATATTCTATTTAAGTTTTCCCTTTCTGTATTGGGAAAACTTAAATGAGAAGAACTTAAATTAGACTCTAAAAGCTTTAAATATCCAGAAAATGAATATATTTATTTAATTTTTTTAGAAACTATCTCTTTTATTGAAAATGAATTAAATCTTTTCAATTTTCATAAAGTTATTAAAAAAATTATTGATTTTATTGATCTTTACTCTAGTTGATATTTGGAAATAGTAAAACCAATTCTTTACTCTAGCTCTCCAGAAAATCCTTATAAAAAAGAAGTTATTACTGTTATTTCAGTAGTACTGAAATACTCTTTACTTCTTTTCTCTATATTTTTACCTCAGACAGCTGAAGAAGTTTATAGTCATCTTGATTTAGAAAATAAAAAAGATTCTATCTGACTAGAAAATTGGGATGTTAAAAACTTAAATAAAGAGTTTTATTCAGAAAATAGAGAAAAATGAGATACTTTTTTCTCTATCAAAAATAAACTATTTTCTTTGATGGAGGAAAAATATTCAACTAAAGAATTTAACTCATTAAAGGAAGTTTCACTAACTCTTTCAGATAAATTAATTAAAGATTTTGAAACAGAAGATTTAAGAAGAATGCTTGGAGTAGCCGAACTTCACTTAAATTCTGAAGAAAAAGAATTGAAAATTTCTAAAAGTTCTAATTCTGCTTGCGAAAGATGTCTTTTGTATTGTTATAAAGATATTAAATCTCATTTATTTAAAGGGAAAGATTATTTATTGTGCCCTTGTTGTATTGAACTTTTAAGAAAAAGCTAA
- a CDS encoding DHH family phosphoesterase — protein sequence MGRAELINRRLIKDFGEKFLHKIDEYEYISIFLHIKPDYDAYASLFSLYYWININFKNKIIALWIYPEEMSKNEKYLFNWKDGEILTEFPEKELKESLGIIVDTPNQERVLTQKHYFCNELIIIDHHPKMDAFAQLEFINHSYSSTAEILGELFLIFEKSEKKLNFDPRIARYLYAGVITDSNFFKDHLTPQTFYVLWKFLEKGINRKEINSVISENSLNKKLFDQEIVRNIRVTPNGLAFSIVKASLLKKYEIQDYLSAITNLEGIEGIQIWAILIQDESFDRWKCSIRSKELAIDSIAKLFKGGGHKKSASVLFKTRIDFLNLVIFLDKYLVKFGYTNISNYRNFGKSKFLNLYKFFLVIIKVLVKSDKWRAKIESRGCYIWNSTQVI from the coding sequence ATGGGAAGAGCTGAATTAATTAATAGAAGATTAATTAAAGATTTTGGAGAAAAATTTCTCCATAAAATTGATGAATATGAATATATTTCTATTTTTTTGCATATTAAGCCTGATTATGATGCTTATGCATCATTATTTTCTCTTTATTATTGAATAAATATAAATTTCAAAAACAAAATAATTGCTCTTTGAATTTATCCTGAAGAGATGAGCAAGAATGAAAAATATCTCTTTAATTGAAAAGATGGTGAAATTCTAACAGAATTTCCTGAAAAGGAATTAAAAGAAAGTTTAGGAATTATAGTTGATACTCCTAATCAAGAAAGAGTATTAACTCAAAAACACTATTTTTGTAATGAATTAATTATTATTGATCATCATCCGAAAATGGATGCTTTCGCTCAATTAGAATTTATTAATCATTCTTATTCTTCTACTGCAGAAATATTAGGAGAATTATTCTTAATATTTGAAAAATCTGAAAAAAAATTAAATTTTGATCCTAGAATAGCTAGATATTTATATGCTGGAGTAATTACTGATAGTAATTTTTTTAAAGATCATTTAACTCCTCAAACTTTTTATGTTTTATGAAAATTTCTTGAAAAAGGAATTAATCGAAAAGAAATTAATAGTGTAATTTCAGAAAATTCTTTAAATAAAAAATTATTTGATCAAGAAATAGTTAGAAATATTAGAGTAACTCCTAATGGATTAGCTTTTTCAATAGTTAAAGCTTCACTATTGAAAAAATATGAAATTCAAGATTATTTATCTGCGATTACTAATCTCGAAGGAATAGAAGGAATTCAAATATGGGCCATTTTAATTCAAGATGAATCATTTGATAGATGAAAATGTTCTATTAGATCTAAGGAGTTAGCAATAGATAGTATTGCCAAACTCTTTAAAGGGGGAGGACATAAAAAAAGTGCTTCTGTTTTATTTAAAACAAGAATAGATTTTTTAAATTTGGTTATATTTCTTGATAAATATTTAGTTAAATTTGGTTATACCAATATTTCTAACTATAGGAATTTTGGTAAATCTAAATTCTTAAATTTATATAAATTTTTCTTAGTGATAATCAAAGTTTTAGTTAAATCAGATAAATGAAGGGCTAAGATAGAAAGTAGAGGGTGCTACATCTGGAATAGTACTCAAGTGATTTAA